ATCAAATCTTTCCATCCTAAAAACAGGCAAAGCAAAAGCGGTACGTTTTAGTACATTAGAAGCAATTTGCAAAGTTCTCGAATGTCAGCCGGGAGATATTTTAGAATATGTGGAAAAATAATTTTATAGAATTTTTATTTGTATTTTCGTATTAAAGAGAACTTCGCGTTCTCTTTTTTGATTTCATAATTTTCTAAATCAAACCTCAAAATGAACATCTTAATCGTTTACAGCCATCCGAGCAAAAAATCGTATACATTTCAGGTTTTAGAAAAGCTGAAATCAGAAATAGCAAAACAAAACTGGAATCTTGAAATTTCAGATTTATACGCTTCCAATTTCCAGAGTGATATGTCTGAAGAAGAATATGACAGAGAAGGTTTTGCAAAACTTGATCTGCCCATTTCAGAAGATGTTTTGGCAGAACAGGAAAAAATAGAAAAAGCCGACTGCATTATTTTTCTGTATCCGGTTTGGTGGAGCGATTGTCCGGCAAAATTAAAAGGCTGGTTCGACCGGGTTTATTCAGCTGGATATGCCTACGGACAAACGGATAATTTCCCAAAAATGAAAACCATTCCGTTTGGACTTGTTATTTGTACCGCTGGACATCCA
The sequence above is a segment of the Flavobacterium sp. genome. Coding sequences within it:
- a CDS encoding NAD(P)H-dependent oxidoreductase, which encodes MNILIVYSHPSKKSYTFQVLEKLKSEIAKQNWNLEISDLYASNFQSDMSEEEYDREGFAKLDLPISEDVLAEQEKIEKADCIIFLYPVWWSDCPAKLKGWFDRVYSAGYAYGQTDNFPKMKTIPFGLVICTAGHPNDFLTEIKMAQSMETIMLEDRLGKRFNNKEMLILGGTLELEKVMENHFLQIENICRKIKQYFI
- a CDS encoding helix-turn-helix transcriptional regulator, with translation MPIIVNLDVMMAKRKMSLNELSEKVDLTLSNLSILKTGKAKAVRFSTLEAICKVLECQPGDILEYVEK